A window from Apteryx mantelli isolate bAptMan1 chromosome 15, bAptMan1.hap1, whole genome shotgun sequence encodes these proteins:
- the FAM81A gene encoding protein FAM81A, whose protein sequence is MAQRSPIFPTLAHSERRVRNIPLHSQALTAVPLASASLVDQLEDRILSHEKTTAALVEHAFRIKEDIVSTLHRMQNKGGGDRLARQLLEEHIRNITAIVRQLNRDIEMLQEQIRVRDNLSYGTNSTLKSLEMRQLSGLGDLRGRVARCDAGLARLSAEHKITYERLQSLSKDQHTSKLILESKVKEAEIQISHLLSRVEQSIMQQEAKLKIAYKESNQQLHLLDIKLKNAIEELSSQILSARSWLEQEHERIEKELVQKIDQFSLTVKENAEMSERAIEMKFNQMSEKIDKIEELQKITMEAHEAKQNEEKINLRIGKLQNEINEDIKEMKAEVNAGFAAIYESIGSLRQVLEAKMKLDKDELQKQIHQVKQELPPWAEAGP, encoded by the exons ATGGCCCAGCGAAGCCCTATCTTCCCAACTcttgcccattctgaaag ACGGGTTCGAAACATACCACTGCATAGCCAAGCGTTGACAGCGGTCCCGTTGGCGTCTGCAAGCCTAGTGGATCAGCTAGAAGACAGGATCCTAAGCCATGAGAAAACAACGGCGGCCCTTGTGGAGCACGCTTTCCGCATTAAGGAGGACATTGTTTCCACTCTGCACAGAATGCAGAACAAAGGCGGGGGCGACCGCTTGGCTCGGCAGCTCTTGGAAGAACACATCCGAAACATAACCGCAATCGTGCGGCAGCTTAATCGGGACATTGAG ATGCTGCAGGAACAGATACGTGTCAGAGATAATCTCAGCTATGGAACAAATTCTACCCTAAAGAGTCTGGAAATGCGGCAGCTTTCTGGTTTAGGAGATCTTCGGGGAAGAGTTGCAAG GTGTGATGCTGGGTTAGCCAGACTGTCTGCAGAGCATAAAATTACGTATGAAAGACTTCAGAGCCTAAGTAAAGATCAACACACCTCTAAACTGATCTTAGAATCTAAAGTCAAAGAGGCAGAAATACAG ATTTCTCATCTTCTGAGCAGAGTAGAGCAATCAATAATGCAACAAGAAGCAAAGCTGAAGATCGCCTACAAAGAGAGCAACCAACAGCTCCACCTGCTGGACATTAA ATTAAAAAATGCTATTGAGGAACTCAGCAGCCAGATTTTGTCCGCACGTAGCTGGTTGGAACAGGAACACGAGAGGATTGAAAAAGAGCTCGTGCAAAAAATTGACCAGTTCTCACTGACTGTTAAGGAAAACGCT GAAATGAGTGAAAGGGCTATAGAGATGAAATTCAACCAAATGTCAGAGAAAATTGATAAAATAGAGGAACTGCAAAAGATAACCATGGAAGCACATGAAGCaaaacagaatgaagaaaagatAAATCTTCGTATCGGCAAACTTCAAAACGAGATTAATGAAgatataaaagaaatgaaagctgaAGTTAATGCTG GATTTGCAGCTATCTATGAGAGCATTGGGTCTCTACGACAGGTTCTAGAAGCAAAAATGAAACTTGACAAAGATGAACTCCAGAAGCAGATCCACCAGGTGAAACAGGAGCTTCcaccatgggcagaggctggaCCGTGA